A genomic segment from Janthinobacterium sp. 64 encodes:
- the thiC gene encoding phosphomethylpyrimidine synthase ThiC, producing the protein MNANPKFLSATATVDEAAIAPLPNSRKIYVEGSRPDIRVPMREISQSDTEASFGGEKNPPIYVYDTSGPYTDPDVNIDIRSGLDTPRLPWIMERADTEELPGPTSDYGIARLADPKLAELRFNLHRKPRRAMAGKNVTQMHYARRGIITPEMEFVAIRENMRRQEYLRELQASGPMGERLAELMGRQHPGQSFGASIPQEITPEFVREEIARGRAIIPANINHPEVEPMIIGRNFLVKINANIGNSAVTSSIGEEVEKMTWAIRWGGDNVMDLSTGKHIHETREWIVRNSPVPIGTVPIYQALEKVNGKAEDLTWEIFRDTLIEQAEQGVDYFTIHAGVLLRYVPMTAKRLTGIVSRGGSIMAKWCLAHHQESFLYTHFEDICEIMKAYDVSFSLGDGLRPGSIYDANDEAQLGELKTLGELTQVAWKHDVQVMIEGPGHVPMQLIKENMDLQLEQCGEAPFYTLGPLTTDIAPGYDHITSGIGAAMIGWYGTAMLCYVTPKEHLGLPNKADVKDGIITYKIAAHAADLAKGHPGAQIRDNALSKARFEFRWDDQFNIGLDPDKAREFHDETLPKDSAKVAHFCSMCGPHFCSMKITQEVREYAAGMGIAEDKALKQGMEIKAIEFIKNGAELYRKV; encoded by the coding sequence ATGAACGCCAACCCGAAATTCCTCTCCGCCACCGCCACGGTCGACGAAGCCGCCATCGCGCCGCTGCCCAATTCGCGCAAGATCTATGTCGAAGGCAGCCGCCCCGACATCCGCGTGCCCATGCGCGAAATCAGCCAGTCCGATACGGAAGCGTCGTTCGGCGGCGAAAAGAATCCGCCGATCTACGTCTACGACACCTCCGGCCCGTACACGGATCCGGACGTGAACATCGACATCCGCTCGGGTCTCGATACGCCGCGCCTGCCGTGGATCATGGAACGTGCCGACACGGAAGAATTGCCCGGCCCGACCTCCGATTACGGCATCGCCCGCCTGGCGGACCCGAAGCTGGCCGAGCTGCGTTTTAATTTGCACCGCAAGCCGCGCCGCGCCATGGCCGGCAAGAACGTGACGCAAATGCATTACGCGAGGCGCGGCATCATCACGCCGGAAATGGAATTCGTCGCCATCCGCGAAAACATGCGCCGGCAAGAGTATTTGCGCGAACTGCAAGCCTCCGGCCCCATGGGTGAGCGCCTGGCCGAGCTGATGGGCCGCCAGCATCCGGGCCAGTCGTTTGGCGCCAGCATCCCGCAAGAAATTACGCCTGAATTCGTGCGCGAGGAAATCGCCCGCGGCCGCGCCATCATTCCCGCCAACATCAACCATCCGGAAGTCGAACCGATGATTATCGGCCGCAATTTCCTCGTGAAAATCAACGCCAACATCGGCAATTCCGCCGTCACCTCGTCGATCGGCGAGGAAGTGGAAAAGATGACCTGGGCCATCCGCTGGGGCGGCGACAACGTGATGGATCTGTCCACAGGTAAACATATCCACGAAACGCGCGAATGGATCGTGCGCAACAGCCCTGTGCCGATCGGCACCGTGCCCATTTACCAGGCGCTGGAAAAGGTCAATGGCAAGGCCGAAGATTTAACTTGGGAAATTTTCCGCGATACCCTGATCGAGCAGGCCGAGCAGGGCGTCGACTACTTCACCATCCATGCAGGCGTGCTGCTGCGCTATGTGCCGATGACGGCCAAACGCTTGACGGGCATCGTGTCGCGCGGTGGCTCCATCATGGCGAAATGGTGCCTGGCGCATCACCAGGAATCGTTCCTGTACACGCATTTCGAAGACATCTGCGAAATCATGAAAGCGTATGACGTCTCGTTTTCACTGGGCGACGGCTTGCGCCCCGGTTCCATCTACGACGCCAACGACGAAGCGCAGCTGGGCGAACTGAAAACCCTGGGCGAGCTGACGCAAGTGGCATGGAAGCACGACGTGCAAGTGATGATCGAAGGCCCCGGCCATGTGCCCATGCAGCTGATCAAGGAAAACATGGACTTGCAGCTGGAACAGTGCGGCGAAGCGCCGTTCTACACGCTGGGACCGTTGACCACCGATATCGCGCCCGGCTACGACCACATCACCTCCGGCATCGGCGCGGCCATGATCGGCTGGTATGGCACGGCCATGCTGTGCTACGTGACGCCGAAGGAACACCTGGGCCTGCCCAACAAGGCCGATGTGAAAGACGGCATCATCACCTACAAGATTGCGGCGCACGCGGCCGACCTGGCGAAAGGCCATCCGGGCGCGCAAATCCGCGACAACGCGCTGTCGAAAGCGCGCTTTGAATTTCGCTGGGACGACCAGTTCAACATCGGCCTGGACCCGGACAAGGCGCGCGAATTCCACGATGAAACCCTGCCCAAGGATTCGGCCAAGGTGGCGCATTTCTGCTCCATGTGCGGCCCGCATTTCTGCTCGATGAAGATCACGCAGGAAGTGCGCGAATACGCGGCCGGCATGGGCATCGCGGAAGACAAGGCGCTCAAGCAGGGCATGGAAATCAAGGCCATCGAATTCATCAAGAACGGCGCCGAGCTGTACCGCAAGGTCTGA
- the thiD gene encoding bifunctional hydroxymethylpyrimidine kinase/phosphomethylpyrimidine kinase, producing MAPMRLPCRPVVLVFAGLDPSGGAGLAADILAIAAQGAHALPVITALTVQDNDRVFGVQAVAPELLRRQALALIDKMAIHAVKIGIPGSAANAAVIAQLIAQLKLLQPDLPVVLDPVLASGHGDVLSRDDAVLALAPLLPVTTVIVPNGPEALALGGAENLRTQGCANVLVTGGHGDGEEVLNRWFDAEGGEREWRWLRLPGEFHGSGCTLASAIAARLAQGVPVQEALDGAQAYCHAALAGAYAIAPGQLMPQRFFT from the coding sequence ATGGCGCCGATGCGTCTGCCGTGTCGTCCGGTTGTGCTGGTGTTTGCCGGCCTCGACCCTTCCGGCGGCGCCGGCCTGGCCGCCGATATTCTGGCCATTGCCGCGCAGGGCGCGCATGCCTTGCCCGTCATCACGGCGCTGACGGTGCAGGACAACGACAGGGTTTTTGGCGTGCAGGCGGTGGCGCCGGAATTGCTGCGCCGCCAGGCGCTGGCCCTGATCGACAAGATGGCCATTCACGCCGTCAAGATCGGCATCCCCGGCAGTGCTGCGAATGCGGCCGTCATTGCGCAACTGATCGCGCAATTGAAGCTACTCCAGCCCGATTTGCCTGTCGTGCTGGACCCCGTGCTGGCCAGCGGCCATGGCGACGTGCTCAGCCGGGACGATGCCGTGCTGGCGCTGGCGCCCTTGCTGCCGGTGACGACCGTCATCGTGCCGAACGGGCCGGAAGCGCTGGCCCTCGGTGGCGCAGAAAACTTGCGCACGCAAGGTTGCGCCAATGTGCTGGTGACGGGCGGCCATGGCGACGGTGAGGAAGTGCTCAACCGTTGGTTTGATGCCGAGGGCGGCGAGCGCGAGTGGCGCTGGCTGCGCTTGCCCGGCGAATTTCACGGCAGCGGCTGCACCCTGGCGTCGGCCATCGCGGCGCGCCTGGCGCAAGGCGTGCCGGTGCAAGAGGCGCTCGATGGCGCGCAAGCCTATTGCCACGCGGCCCTGGCCGGCGCGTATGCGATAGCGCCAGGCCAGCTGATGCCGCAACGATTTTTTACCTAA
- a CDS encoding putative bifunctional diguanylate cyclase/phosphodiesterase, which yields MQSFFRRISISVSTSALITLAVGLCLTALCYASARQIESESTRLLLQYHASGHTLGAALLPAKGMGLDANHRGSLYVLLGGLLSSLLAAAYVYQLVSRNSVITRITGERTAALQFANLRLSEDIAARMHTEKSLRLRERIIEVSANAIILCSADAPGYLIEYVNPAFERITGYAAGDVIGQRLEDLQGPEQGRQDMHEITAALREQREGKAIVRNFRKDGSSYWSELFVAPVRDDGNGPVSHFVVAQYDISSVMRFEQELEFQARHDILTGLANRALLRERLEQAMAVTRRSGLPLWVVFIDLDRFKFVNDTLGHDAGDLVLKSVAERLRDATREVDTVARLGGDEFVLLLPQHGNGEPGAAILQRILDAVAQPLQLGEYEFFLSCCMGVAVYPDDGDDADTLIKHADIAMYRAKEQGRGHWQFYASSMNAGTLERLGLESELRHALERGQFHLEYQPQLDLASGKVVGMEALLRWQHPQLGRIAPVSFIGLAEEMGLIIPIGDWVLHTACAQARAWQLAGHGPLRLAVNLSARQFKQRNLLHAVAQALAETGLTAAHLELELTESMVMHDVEQATAIMTKLKALGVQLSIDDFGTGYSSLAYLRHFPIDVLKIDKTFVSDITHGDDAAIVRAIISLAHSLRLKVIAEGVETEQQLAFLRQHGCDQMQGYLFSRPLTASAFEELLLQGKMLPA from the coding sequence ATGCAATCATTTTTCAGACGCATCTCCATTTCCGTTTCCACCTCGGCCCTGATCACGCTGGCGGTCGGGCTGTGCCTGACGGCCCTGTGCTACGCCTCGGCGCGCCAGATCGAGTCGGAAAGCACCCGGCTGCTGCTGCAGTATCACGCCAGCGGTCACACCTTGGGCGCTGCCCTGCTGCCGGCCAAAGGCATGGGCCTGGATGCGAACCATCGCGGCTCGCTGTATGTGCTGCTGGGTGGCCTGCTGTCGAGCCTGCTGGCAGCCGCCTATGTGTATCAGCTCGTGTCGCGCAATTCCGTGATTACCCGCATCACGGGCGAGCGCACGGCGGCGCTGCAGTTTGCCAATTTGCGCCTGTCCGAAGACATCGCCGCGCGCATGCACACTGAAAAGTCGCTGCGTTTGCGCGAACGCATCATCGAAGTATCGGCCAATGCCATCATCCTGTGCAGCGCCGACGCGCCGGGCTACCTGATCGAATACGTCAATCCCGCCTTCGAGCGCATCACCGGCTATGCGGCTGGCGACGTCATCGGCCAGCGCCTGGAAGACTTGCAAGGTCCCGAGCAAGGGCGGCAAGACATGCATGAGATTACAGCCGCCCTGCGCGAACAGCGCGAAGGCAAGGCCATCGTGCGCAATTTTCGCAAGGATGGCAGCAGCTACTGGAGCGAGCTGTTCGTCGCTCCCGTGCGCGACGATGGCAATGGCCCCGTCAGCCACTTTGTGGTGGCGCAATACGACATCAGCAGCGTCATGCGCTTCGAACAGGAACTGGAATTCCAGGCCAGGCACGACATCCTCACGGGCCTGGCCAACCGGGCCCTGCTGCGCGAACGGCTGGAGCAGGCGATGGCCGTGACGCGGCGCAGCGGCCTGCCCTTGTGGGTGGTGTTCATCGACCTCGACCGCTTTAAATTCGTCAACGACACCCTGGGCCACGACGCGGGCGACCTGGTGCTGAAAAGCGTCGCCGAGCGCCTGCGTGACGCCACGCGCGAAGTCGACACGGTGGCGCGCCTGGGCGGCGACGAATTCGTGCTGCTGCTGCCCCAGCATGGCAATGGCGAACCGGGCGCCGCCATCCTGCAGCGCATCCTGGACGCCGTGGCGCAGCCGCTGCAACTGGGTGAATATGAATTTTTTCTCAGCTGCTGCATGGGCGTGGCCGTGTATCCCGACGATGGCGACGATGCCGACACCCTGATCAAGCACGCCGACATCGCCATGTACCGCGCCAAGGAACAGGGACGGGGCCACTGGCAATTCTATGCCTCCAGCATGAATGCGGGCACCCTGGAGCGGCTGGGACTGGAGAGCGAGTTGCGCCATGCCCTGGAACGGGGGCAGTTCCACCTCGAATACCAGCCCCAGCTGGATTTGGCCAGCGGCAAGGTGGTGGGCATGGAAGCGCTGCTGCGCTGGCAACATCCGCAACTGGGGCGCATTGCACCGGTCAGCTTTATCGGCCTGGCCGAGGAAATGGGCTTGATCATCCCCATCGGTGACTGGGTGCTGCACACCGCATGCGCCCAGGCGCGCGCCTGGCAGCTGGCCGGCCACGGCCCGCTACGCTTGGCTGTTAACCTGTCGGCGCGGCAATTCAAGCAAAGGAATCTGCTGCATGCGGTGGCGCAAGCGCTGGCTGAGACGGGGCTGACGGCCGCCCATCTGGAATTGGAATTGACCGAAAGCATGGTCATGCATGACGTGGAACAAGCTACGGCCATCATGACCAAGCTGAAGGCGCTGGGCGTGCAACTGTCCATCGACGACTTCGGCACCGGCTATTCCAGCCTGGCCTACCTGCGCCACTTCCCCATCGACGTACTCAAGATCGACAAGACCTTCGTCAGCGACATCACGCACGGCGACGACGCAGCCATCGTGCGCGCCATCATTTCGCTGGCACACAGCCTGCGCCTGAAAGTCATCGCCGAAGGCGTGGAAACGGAGCAGCAGCTGGCTTTCCTGCGCCAGCACGGCTGCGACCAGATGCAGGGCTATCTGTTCAGCCGCCCGCTGACCGCGTCCGCCTTCGAGGAACTATTGCTGCAAGGGAAAATGCTGCCCGCTTAA
- a CDS encoding Crp/Fnr family transcriptional regulator gives MSSPHAQLHNPNQNHLLAAMLDADFARLAPHLEQVSMLLGDVIYDSGDKLQHVYFPTTAIVSIHYLLENGGSSEIAGVGNEGVVGVSLFMGGNSTPSRAVVQTGGVGYRLKAHLLMEEFDRAGPVMRLLLRYTQALITQMSQTAVCNRHHTVEQQLCRWLLLTMDRLPNRELTMTQELIANMLGVRREGVTEAAGRLQTRGFISYRRGHISVLDRAGLEGHVCECYGVVKKEFARLLSDVRQR, from the coding sequence ATGTCGAGTCCGCATGCCCAGCTGCACAACCCGAATCAAAACCATTTGCTTGCCGCCATGCTCGACGCCGATTTCGCGCGCCTGGCCCCCCACCTGGAGCAAGTCTCCATGTTGCTCGGTGACGTGATCTACGATTCGGGCGACAAGCTGCAGCATGTGTATTTCCCCACCACCGCCATCGTGTCCATCCACTACCTGCTGGAAAACGGCGGCTCGTCGGAAATTGCCGGCGTCGGCAATGAAGGCGTCGTGGGCGTGTCGCTGTTCATGGGCGGGAATTCGACGCCGAGCCGCGCTGTGGTGCAGACGGGCGGCGTCGGCTACCGGCTCAAGGCCCACCTGCTGATGGAAGAATTCGACCGCGCCGGTCCCGTCATGCGCTTGCTGCTGCGCTATACGCAAGCGCTGATCACGCAAATGTCGCAGACGGCCGTGTGCAACCGCCACCATACGGTGGAGCAACAATTGTGCCGCTGGCTGCTGCTGACCATGGACCGTCTGCCGAACCGCGAGCTGACGATGACCCAGGAGTTGATTGCCAACATGCTGGGCGTGCGCCGCGAAGGCGTGACGGAAGCGGCCGGGCGTTTGCAGACGCGCGGCTTCATCAGCTACCGTCGCGGCCATATCTCCGTGCTGGACCGCGCCGGCCTCGAAGGCCATGTGTGCGAATGCTATGGCGTGGTCAAGAAGGAATTCGCGCGCCTGCTGTCGGACGTGCGCCAGCGCTAG
- a CDS encoding thiazole synthase, which produces MNSNNNDLLTIAGKQYQSRLLVGSGKYKDLPQTREATDAAEAQIITVAIRRVNIGQDPNAPSLLDVVPPDQYTILPNTAGCYNAKDAVYTLQLARELLGGRNLVKLEVLGDEKTLFPHMPETLIAAEALVKDGFDVMVYCSDDPIQAKILEDIGCVAVMPLASLIGSGMGILNPWNLSLIIDQAKVPVLVDAGVGTASDAAIAMELGCDGVLMNTAIAGARDPVRMARAMKLAVRAGREAFLAGRMPRKFAASPSSPMAGRLA; this is translated from the coding sequence ATGAACAGTAATAACAACGACCTGCTGACCATCGCAGGCAAACAGTATCAATCACGCTTGCTGGTCGGTAGCGGCAAGTACAAGGACTTGCCGCAGACGCGCGAAGCGACGGACGCGGCCGAGGCGCAGATCATCACGGTGGCGATCCGGCGCGTGAATATCGGGCAAGACCCGAACGCGCCCAGCTTGCTCGACGTCGTGCCGCCGGACCAGTACACGATACTCCCGAACACGGCCGGCTGCTACAACGCGAAAGACGCCGTCTACACCCTGCAGCTGGCGCGGGAGCTCCTGGGCGGGCGCAATCTGGTGAAGCTGGAAGTGCTCGGTGATGAAAAGACCCTGTTTCCGCACATGCCGGAAACCTTGATTGCGGCCGAAGCGCTGGTTAAGGATGGCTTTGACGTGATGGTTTACTGCAGCGACGACCCCATCCAGGCGAAGATTTTGGAAGACATCGGCTGCGTGGCCGTCATGCCGCTCGCTTCCCTGATCGGCTCGGGCATGGGCATTTTGAATCCGTGGAATCTGTCGCTGATTATCGACCAGGCGAAAGTGCCCGTGCTCGTCGATGCCGGCGTGGGCACGGCGTCGGATGCGGCCATCGCCATGGAACTCGGTTGCGATGGCGTGCTGATGAATACGGCCATTGCCGGCGCGCGCGACCCCGTGCGCATGGCGCGCGCGATGAAGCTGGCCGTGCGGGCCGGGCGCGAAGCATTTTTGGCGGGCCGCATGCCGCGTAAATTTGCCGCCTCGCCGTCGTCGCCGATGGCGGGCCGGCTGGCGTGA
- the thiS gene encoding sulfur carrier protein ThiS, translating to MISITLNGAPHQVPPGQTLDQLIAALSLENQALALAVNRNVVPRKAWPGQVLQTQDQVEIVRAIGGG from the coding sequence TTGATATCCATCACGCTCAACGGCGCACCGCACCAGGTGCCGCCCGGGCAAACCCTGGACCAACTGATCGCCGCGCTGTCGCTGGAAAACCAGGCGCTGGCGCTGGCCGTCAACCGCAATGTGGTGCCGCGCAAGGCGTGGCCGGGGCAGGTTTTGCAAACCCAGGATCAAGTGGAAATAGTCCGCGCCATCGGCGGCGGCTGA
- the thiE gene encoding thiamine phosphate synthase, producing the protein MRGLYLVTPNWDDTDRLLDVSEQALQEGVALLQYRHKSAEAEQRREQAGALLALARKYGVPFIINDFIELCEELDADGVHVGGTDASVAQVRARLGKDKIVGASCYGDMALARTAEAGGASYVAFGGFYPSLVKKYPVTTPLDIVLQAKREIALPCVVIGGMTPENAAPLAARGADMVAAITSVYQADDVDIAVQQFNRLFAACAGEWKADLGE; encoded by the coding sequence ATGCGTGGACTGTATCTGGTCACCCCGAACTGGGACGACACCGACCGCCTGCTCGACGTCAGCGAGCAAGCCCTGCAGGAAGGCGTGGCCCTGCTGCAATACCGTCACAAGAGCGCCGAGGCGGAGCAGCGGCGCGAGCAGGCGGGCGCCTTGCTGGCCCTGGCCCGCAAGTATGGCGTGCCTTTCATCATCAATGACTTCATCGAGCTGTGCGAAGAGCTCGATGCGGACGGCGTGCACGTGGGGGGCACGGATGCGTCCGTGGCGCAGGTGCGCGCGCGCCTGGGCAAGGACAAGATCGTCGGCGCCTCGTGTTATGGCGACATGGCCCTGGCCCGCACGGCCGAGGCGGGCGGCGCCAGCTACGTGGCCTTCGGCGGATTTTATCCTTCGCTGGTGAAAAAGTATCCGGTGACCACGCCTCTCGATATCGTGCTGCAAGCCAAACGCGAGATCGCCTTGCCCTGCGTGGTGATCGGCGGCATGACGCCGGAGAACGCGGCGCCGCTGGCCGCGCGCGGCGCCGACATGGTGGCGGCCATCACCAGCGTCTACCAGGCGGACGATGTGGATATCGCAGTGCAGCAATTCAATCGATTATTTGCAGCATGCGCAGGGGAATGGAAGGCTGATTTGGGCGAATAA
- a CDS encoding ANTAR domain-containing response regulator, which produces MSQPAAAKRLILIVDDDQLLLEFLGEVLRHAGYETALAHSAEVALQLIAQREPDLALLDIHMPGMSGLELAKRLHGETAVPFMFLSGSGDSESGKQAAAYGAVGYVVKPVDEGRLMPAFEAGLARADEIRQLRRTELNLNAALAAGRETSLAVGLLMGKFQTDRNTAFEVLRDHARSSRRKINEIASQLLLAEETLNGLHGAFLNRAKAK; this is translated from the coding sequence ATGAGTCAGCCAGCCGCCGCGAAACGCCTTATCCTGATCGTTGACGATGACCAGCTCCTGTTGGAATTCCTCGGCGAAGTCCTGCGCCATGCCGGCTACGAGACGGCCCTGGCCCATTCGGCCGAAGTGGCGCTGCAGCTGATCGCCCAGCGCGAGCCCGACCTGGCCTTGCTCGACATCCACATGCCGGGCATGTCCGGGCTGGAACTGGCCAAACGCCTGCATGGCGAAACGGCCGTGCCATTCATGTTCCTGTCGGGCAGCGGCGACAGCGAATCGGGCAAGCAGGCGGCCGCCTACGGCGCCGTCGGTTACGTGGTCAAACCCGTCGACGAAGGCCGTTTGATGCCTGCCTTCGAAGCCGGTCTGGCGCGTGCCGATGAAATCCGCCAGCTGCGCCGCACCGAACTGAACCTGAACGCGGCCCTGGCCGCCGGGCGCGAAACGAGCCTGGCCGTGGGCCTCTTGATGGGCAAGTTCCAGACGGACCGCAACACGGCTTTCGAAGTGCTGCGCGACCATGCCCGCTCCAGCCGCCGCAAGATCAATGAAATCGCCAGCCAGCTGCTGCTGGCCGAGGAAACCCTGAACGGCTTGCACGGCGCCTTCCTCAACCGCGCGAAAGCCAAGTAA
- a CDS encoding PAS domain-containing hybrid sensor histidine kinase/response regulator, with translation MQSVENIPPRAPSRWPMALAFSFSAIVLLAIGLLAWRAPFETACVIDALVFLLLMLLVALYRRTLAASLPRQLLKAGALQDAIFNSANFSCIATDAQGVIQIFNVGAERMLGYAASDVVDKLTPAGISDAQEIVARAAALSAELDTVITPGVETLVFKATRGIEDIYELTYIRKDGSRFPAIVSVTALRDAQSKVIGYLLIGTDNTARKQVEAEQALLDQRLQEQQAYTRSLVETNNAELKKARQVAEKANRAKSEFLSSMSHELRTPLNAVLGFAQLMASDVPPPTVPQQRSIEQILKGGWYLLRLINEILDLAMIESGKVTLSQEAMSLLDVLQDCQAMIAPQAEKRGIRMQFPRCGEAYFVHADRTRVKQVMVNLLSNAIKYNQSGGAVTVDCSQRGGKVRVSVRDSGAGLDAGQVAQLFQPFNRLGQENSTEEGTGIGLVVTKQLVELMGGTIGVDSTVGVGTTFWFELAASSAPELVLGDGDALPQVQVPQESQRTLLYVEDNPANLALVEQLIARRSDLKLLTAIDAHLGIDLARTYQPDVILMDINLPGISGYGALNILHDDPLTSHIPVMALSANAVPRDIEKGLEAGFFRYLTKPIKVVEFMEALDVALHHAAAHGLADDTHTVR, from the coding sequence ATGCAATCTGTTGAAAACATTCCCCCGCGCGCACCGTCGCGCTGGCCCATGGCGCTGGCGTTTTCGTTCAGCGCCATCGTGCTGCTGGCCATCGGCCTGCTGGCCTGGCGCGCGCCGTTCGAGACGGCCTGCGTCATCGATGCGCTGGTCTTCTTGCTGCTGATGCTGCTCGTGGCGCTGTACCGGCGCACCTTGGCGGCCAGCCTGCCGCGCCAGCTGCTCAAGGCGGGCGCCTTGCAGGATGCGATTTTCAACAGCGCCAATTTCTCGTGCATCGCCACCGATGCGCAGGGCGTGATCCAGATTTTCAACGTGGGCGCCGAACGCATGCTGGGCTATGCGGCGAGCGACGTGGTCGACAAGCTGACGCCGGCCGGCATTTCCGACGCGCAAGAAATTGTCGCGCGCGCGGCCGCCCTCAGTGCCGAACTCGATACCGTCATCACGCCTGGCGTGGAGACGCTCGTGTTCAAGGCCACGCGCGGTATCGAAGACATCTACGAATTGACGTATATCCGCAAGGATGGCAGCCGCTTCCCTGCCATCGTCTCCGTGACGGCCTTGCGCGATGCGCAAAGCAAGGTCATCGGCTACTTGTTGATCGGCACGGACAACACGGCGCGCAAGCAGGTCGAGGCGGAACAGGCCTTGCTGGACCAGCGCCTGCAGGAGCAGCAGGCGTACACGCGTTCGCTGGTCGAGACCAACAATGCCGAGCTGAAAAAGGCGCGCCAGGTGGCGGAAAAGGCCAACCGCGCCAAGTCGGAATTCCTGTCGAGCATGAGCCATGAGTTGCGCACGCCGCTCAATGCCGTGCTGGGCTTTGCGCAGCTGATGGCCTCCGACGTGCCGCCACCCACCGTGCCGCAGCAGCGCTCGATTGAACAAATCCTCAAGGGTGGCTGGTATCTCTTGCGTTTGATTAATGAAATTCTCGACCTGGCCATGATCGAATCGGGCAAGGTCACCTTGTCGCAGGAAGCCATGTCGCTGCTCGACGTGCTGCAGGATTGCCAGGCGATGATCGCGCCGCAGGCGGAAAAGCGCGGCATCCGCATGCAATTTCCCCGCTGCGGCGAAGCTTACTTCGTGCATGCGGACCGCACGCGTGTGAAACAGGTGATGGTCAACCTGTTGTCGAACGCCATCAAGTACAACCAGAGCGGCGGCGCCGTCACCGTCGACTGCAGCCAGCGTGGCGGCAAGGTGCGGGTCAGCGTGCGCGACAGTGGCGCCGGTCTCGACGCGGGCCAGGTGGCCCAGTTGTTCCAGCCATTTAATCGCCTGGGACAGGAAAACAGCACGGAAGAGGGCACGGGCATCGGCCTCGTCGTCACCAAGCAATTGGTCGAATTGATGGGCGGCACCATCGGCGTCGACAGCACGGTCGGCGTGGGCACCACGTTCTGGTTCGAGCTGGCCGCCAGCAGCGCACCGGAACTGGTGCTGGGCGACGGCGATGCGCTGCCGCAGGTGCAGGTGCCGCAGGAAAGCCAGCGCACCTTGCTGTACGTGGAAGACAATCCCGCCAACCTGGCGCTGGTGGAGCAATTGATCGCCCGCCGCAGCGATTTGAAGTTGCTCACGGCCATAGATGCGCACCTGGGCATCGACCTGGCGCGCACGTATCAGCCGGACGTGATCTTGATGGATATCAACCTGCCCGGCATCAGCGGCTATGGTGCCCTGAATATCCTGCATGATGACCCGCTCACCAGTCACATTCCCGTCATGGCCCTGTCCGCCAACGCCGTGCCGCGCGACATCGAGAAGGGCCTGGAAGCGGGCTTCTTCCGCTATCTGACCAAGCCCATCAAGGTCGTCGAATTCATGGAGGCGCTCGACGTGGCCCTGCATCATGCAGCCGCGCACGGCCTGGCCGACGACACTCACACAGTACGCTAA
- a CDS encoding response regulator, translating into MLQATEILNASILIVDDQEANVMLLEQVLRNAGYTRITSTMDPQAVRALHQQHRYDLILLDLQMPEMDGFEVMEGLRDIEAGSYLPVLVITAQPGHKLRALQAGAKDFVSKPFDLVEVKTRIHNMLEVRLLYQKLAEYNKSLEQMVEERTAELRESEARFQRFTELSSDWYWEQDAQGNLTRFSGPVAEMLGIGSEEEPQRWNAAERALLDAKIAAREPFLDFIYSRANLDGSTQYLQVSGEPMFDNGSRFIGYRGIGLDVTERLRGA; encoded by the coding sequence ATGCTTCAAGCCACCGAGATCCTGAACGCCAGCATCCTCATCGTCGATGACCAGGAGGCCAACGTCATGCTGCTCGAACAGGTGCTGCGCAACGCCGGCTATACGCGCATCACCTCCACCATGGACCCGCAAGCCGTGCGCGCGCTGCACCAGCAGCACCGCTACGACCTGATCCTGCTCGACTTGCAGATGCCGGAAATGGATGGCTTCGAAGTCATGGAAGGCTTGCGCGACATCGAGGCGGGCAGCTATCTGCCCGTGCTGGTGATCACGGCCCAGCCGGGCCACAAGCTGCGCGCGCTGCAAGCGGGCGCCAAGGACTTCGTCAGCAAGCCCTTCGACCTGGTGGAAGTCAAAACACGCATCCACAACATGCTGGAAGTGCGATTGCTGTACCAGAAACTGGCCGAATACAACAAGTCGCTGGAGCAGATGGTGGAAGAACGCACGGCGGAGCTGCGCGAAAGCGAAGCGCGCTTCCAGCGCTTCACGGAACTGTCGTCCGACTGGTACTGGGAACAGGATGCGCAGGGCAACCTGACGCGCTTTTCCGGTCCCGTGGCTGAAATGCTGGGCATCGGCAGCGAAGAGGAGCCGCAGCGCTGGAACGCGGCCGAACGTGCCTTGCTCGACGCAAAAATTGCCGCGCGCGAACCGTTCCTCGACTTCATCTACAGCCGCGCCAACCTCGACGGCAGCACGCAGTATCTGCAGGTCAGCGGCGAACCGATGTTCGACAATGGCAGCCGCTTCATCGGCTATCGCGGCATCGGCCTCGATGTCACGGAGCGCTTGCGGGGAGCGTGA